From a region of the Lactuca sativa cultivar Salinas chromosome 4, Lsat_Salinas_v11, whole genome shotgun sequence genome:
- the LOC111917237 gene encoding uncharacterized protein LOC111917237, whose amino-acid sequence MKTLISNAISSPQFIISDSKFSSLPRRHRSFTNFPNTKPLPRYKITTLCSHPADYGGWADLSSVGDSGESNQLRRLLSSLGITEKRYAFVYLLGFVCALAVSRVRISSIVVFPACFLVFAVGFSFGIVNGGDSNDVMSLFGSMRSNKNKKKRIKDDDFMASAENLRSLVDLLSGFDINIMNLKNSMRKDVDSNRISKGDLLNYIEGVESIEQALLQAKTMIEGCTDSMVVDTIDASKATNQKPSDRKKEVEGKGFNISQFINGVREKSFGSKPAKVKDTVKNSQPNILDPVVEDKTMKSVASDDKITYNDGDFRVKETYRRKSMGRMTLVEMETTDKQVFEREDYMNKDNDMRSSMKNRNFLDSEEFFQQEHGRFKNINGNNILYDNLDEKEAYNSSPSSSSEISNDMLFNDYVTEANALVKQARELLTHRGIEEDAESMLYKSTELLCKAIEMKPMSLLAVGQLGNTYLLHGELKLKVSRKLRALLSQSDYNNEVSNREEFVDYLVNVCEECEELLVKAGRKYRLALSIDGNDMRALYNWGLALSFRAQLIADIGPEAALDADKIYMAAIDKFDAMMSKSNSHTPDALFRWGVALQQRSHLKTRNFREKVKLLSQAKRLYEDALLMDSNNLQVKEALSNCVSELRYKKYY is encoded by the exons ATGAAGACCCTGATTTCAAATGCTATATCAAGTCCCCAGTTCATCATCTCTGACTCCAAATTCTCATCACTTCCTCGCAGGCATCGCTCCTTTACGAACTTTCCAAACACAAAACCTCTTCCGAGATATAAAATAACAACGTTATGTTCACATCCAGCCGACTACGGTGGTTGGGCCGATCTAAGCTCCGTCGGCGATTCAGGTGAGTCGAATCAACTCAGGAGGTTATTGAGTTCACTCGGAATCACTGAAAAAAGATACGCATTTGTATATCTATTAGGTTTCGTGTGTGCTCTAGCTGTTTCTAGGGTTAGGATATCATCTATTGTTGTTTTCCCAGCGTGTTTTCTTGTTTTTGCTGTCGGGTTTTCATTTGGGATTGTGAATGGTGGAGATTCCAATGATGTTATGAGTTTATTCGGGAGTATGAGGAGTAATAAAAACAAGAAGAAACGAATCAAAGATGATGATTTCATGGCTTCAGCTGAAAATTTGAGGAGTCTGGTGGATCTATTAAGTGGTTTCGATATAAACATTATGAATTTAAAGAATAGCATGAGAAAAGATGTTGATTCTAATAGAATCAGTAAAGGTGATTTACTTAATTATATCGAGGGAGTAGAATCAATTGAACAAGCTCTCTTGCAAGCTAAAACTATGATCGAAGGTTGTACAGATAGCATGGTGGTTGACACCATTGATGCTTCTAAAGCTACAAATCAGAAACCGAGTGATAGGAAGAAAGAGGTGGAGGGGAAAGGGTTCAATATCTCACAGTTCATTAATGGCGTTCGAGAAAAATCCTTTGGTTCAAAACCTGCTAAAGTCAAAGACACTGTTAAGAATAGTCAACCAAACATCCTGGATCCAGTTGTTGAAGACAAGACTATGAAATCTGTAGCCAGTGATGATAAAATCACATATAATGATGGTGATTTCAGGGTTAAAGAAACATACAGAAGAAAATCAATGGGTAGAATGACTTTAGTGGAGATGGAAACAACTGATAAACAAGTGTTTGAGAGAGAAGATTACATGAATAAGGATAATGATATGCGATCATCTATGAAGAACAGGAATTTTCTTGATTCAGAGGAGTTTTTCCAGCAAGAACACGGAAGGTTCAAGAACATTAATGGAAATAACATACTTTATGATAATTTGGATGAAAAAGAAGCCtacaattcatctccatcttcatcttcagagatatCTAATGATATGCTTTTTAATGATTATGTAACCGAGGCAAATGCACTTGTAAAACAAGCGAGAGAATTGTTAACACACAGAGGGATTGAAGAAGATGCAGAAAGCATGTTGTATAAATCAACTGAATTGTTATGTAAAGCCATAGAAATGAAGCCCATGAGCTTATTAGCTGTTGGACAATTGGGAAACACTTACCTTCTTCATGGAGAATTGAAGCTAAAAGTGAGCCGAAAATTAAGAGCTCTACTTTCACAAAGTGATTACAATAATGAGGTCTCTAATAGAGAAGAATTTGTTGATTATCTTGTTAATGTGTGTGAAGAGTGTGAAGAACTTTTAGTTAAAGCTGGAAGGAAGTACAGGCTGGCATTATCAATTGATGGGAATGATATGAGGGCATTGTATAACTGGGGTCTTGCTCTTTCCTTTAGAGCTCAATTGATAGCAGATATCGGACCT GAAGCAGCTTTAGATGCTGATAAAATTTACATGGCTGCCATTGACAAATTTGATGCAATGATGTCCAAAAGCAATTCTCACACACCAGATG CTCTTTTTAGATGGGGTGTGGCATTACAACAAAGGTCTCACTTAAAGACAAGAAATTTCAGAGAGAAAGTTAAGTTGTTGAGTCAGGCAAAAAGGCTTTATGAGGATGCACTTCTCATGGACTCCAATAATCTTCAGGTGAAAGAAGCACTTTCAAATTGTGTATCTGAACTCAGGTACAAGAAGTATTACTAG